The following are encoded in a window of Arthrobacter sp. OAP107 genomic DNA:
- a CDS encoding AAA family ATPase — MSRFVLITPNADFERRTQLAVSGVHGSLHVFQADYLPESPQDFLRQLVGEPPEVLILGPGVPVDGSLKLASVMDLQYPEVSVVLVVPETKEVVLQAMRSGVRDLLDPDADPDVIRVLLERASLAAAGRRRGLAPGASEHADHGEGGRVIAVMSPKGGVGKTTVATNLAVGLGKAAPMGVVIVDLDLQFGDVASGLMLDPEHTITDAVVGAASQDSMVLKAYLTVHPAGIYALCAPKNPIEMDRISGEQVSRLLSQLREEFHYIVVDTAPGLGEHVLATLEQATDAVWICGMDIPSIRGLRTGFQILTELGLMPEKRHVVLNMTDRRAGLTLQDIEATISAPVDVALPRSKTLPYSTNKGVPVLQDNARDVAAKGLRQLVERFKPNWEERPHKKLHRRAVVE; from the coding sequence ATGAGCCGTTTCGTCCTCATCACCCCGAACGCCGACTTCGAACGCCGGACCCAGCTGGCAGTGTCGGGCGTGCACGGCTCGCTGCATGTGTTCCAGGCCGACTACCTGCCCGAGAGTCCGCAGGACTTTCTCCGGCAACTGGTCGGGGAACCGCCTGAAGTGCTGATCCTCGGACCGGGCGTGCCCGTTGACGGCTCCTTGAAACTGGCGTCCGTCATGGATCTGCAATATCCCGAAGTCAGCGTTGTCTTGGTGGTGCCTGAAACTAAGGAAGTAGTCCTCCAGGCAATGCGTTCCGGAGTCCGTGACCTGCTCGACCCGGACGCGGACCCGGACGTCATCCGCGTCCTGCTGGAGCGGGCGAGCCTCGCGGCTGCTGGCCGCCGTCGTGGTTTGGCCCCCGGGGCGTCCGAGCACGCCGACCACGGCGAGGGCGGGCGGGTCATCGCCGTCATGTCCCCCAAAGGCGGGGTGGGCAAGACCACGGTGGCCACCAACCTCGCCGTCGGTCTTGGCAAGGCCGCCCCCATGGGCGTAGTGATCGTGGACCTGGACCTGCAGTTCGGCGATGTTGCCAGCGGGCTGATGCTGGACCCGGAACACACCATCACGGACGCCGTGGTGGGCGCCGCCAGCCAGGACTCGATGGTCCTCAAGGCGTATCTCACCGTTCACCCAGCCGGGATCTACGCCCTCTGTGCGCCCAAGAACCCCATTGAGATGGACAGGATTTCGGGCGAGCAAGTCAGCCGGCTCCTGAGCCAACTGCGCGAGGAGTTCCACTACATCGTGGTTGATACGGCACCTGGGCTGGGTGAGCACGTGCTGGCAACGCTGGAACAGGCCACAGATGCTGTCTGGATCTGCGGAATGGACATCCCGAGCATCCGCGGCCTGAGGACCGGGTTCCAGATCCTGACCGAACTCGGACTCATGCCGGAGAAACGGCATGTGGTGCTGAATATGACAGACCGCCGGGCGGGCCTCACATTGCAGGACATCGAGGCCACGATCAGCGCGCCCGTGGACGTGGCGCTCCCGCGTTCCAAGACTCTGCCCTACTCCACAAACAAGGGAGTTCCGGTGCTTCAGGACAACGCGCGGGATGTTGCGGCAAAGGGGCTCCGCCAGCTGGTGGAGCGCTTCAAACCGAACTGGGAAGAAAGACCCCACAAAAAGTTGCACAGAAGGGCAGTAGTCGAATGA
- a CDS encoding SAF domain-containing protein: MKTRMLGGIAALLVAIIGTVLLVSYVQNADKRAMAQTETESVYVVEEAVAAGTGIDKVAGAVVKKDVPKSAVASGAVTDLTDLGQRVTAVALVPGEQLLSSRMVDASSLLGPSRVAVPQGLQEITLKLPIERVVGGTLAAGDSVGIFLSVDDPASSSGETQLTFHKVLVTAAQFSNGSAAKAQEATSDVDSTKGALASKKTTADDTFLITVARNAADAQRIIFATEFGKVYLSKEPAGAVEGSIGVVNRARLFR, from the coding sequence GTGAAAACTCGAATGCTGGGAGGCATCGCCGCACTGCTTGTCGCCATCATCGGTACCGTGCTGCTGGTCTCATACGTACAGAATGCGGACAAGAGGGCCATGGCCCAGACGGAAACGGAGTCGGTATACGTCGTCGAGGAGGCCGTTGCGGCCGGAACCGGCATTGATAAGGTGGCGGGCGCAGTTGTCAAAAAGGATGTCCCGAAGTCAGCGGTCGCGTCCGGCGCCGTCACGGACCTGACAGACCTCGGGCAACGGGTCACGGCCGTGGCCCTTGTTCCCGGGGAGCAATTGCTGTCGTCGCGGATGGTGGATGCATCGTCCCTCCTCGGGCCGTCCAGGGTGGCGGTTCCGCAAGGTTTGCAGGAAATCACCCTCAAGCTTCCTATCGAGCGCGTGGTCGGCGGCACTCTGGCTGCAGGCGATTCGGTCGGAATCTTCCTTTCCGTTGATGACCCCGCCTCGAGTTCCGGGGAGACTCAGCTGACCTTCCACAAGGTGCTGGTAACCGCGGCGCAGTTCAGCAATGGCAGCGCGGCCAAGGCCCAGGAGGCAACTTCTGACGTGGATTCCACCAAAGGCGCGCTGGCCTCGAAGAAGACCACTGCTGACGACACGTTCCTGATTACCGTCGCACGCAACGCCGCCGACGCCCAGCGGATCATCTTCGCCACCGAGTTCGGCAAGGTCTACCTGTCCAAGGAACCGGCAGGCGCCGTGGAAGGCAGCATTGGCGTCGTGAACCGGGCAAGGCTGTTCCGATGA
- a CDS encoding TadE/TadG family type IV pilus assembly protein, translating to MRRLKASRSGSEGGAAGVLVAILMLVLLGAGALAVDVGQIYAERAQLQNGADAAALAVARTCADGSCDDAVAGPLANSNANDHLSDAAVDATSVPGQVTVTTTTRNGSGSFLANLFANALPNPPAITVGAKATATWSVDAAAGAFPLVFDQCQIGVAYAPKGVTVLMKEHGKSPCVGSPSGHHIPGGFGWLDDTGACDVAADATGWVGSNPGNSKTPPSCGPTLDSWRSQIDFSKNQFAYAFFPIFEDGQDNGIDGKFHLSGYARVQIHGWSFVKDSDNLAGLKADPVCTLLFKKGVDRGICGQYVEFIPWSLRSSEEGPYFQNSVVKLIK from the coding sequence ATGCGGCGGCTGAAGGCTTCCAGGAGTGGCAGCGAAGGCGGCGCAGCAGGCGTCCTCGTGGCCATCCTGATGCTCGTTCTTCTTGGTGCCGGCGCCTTGGCCGTGGATGTGGGGCAGATCTACGCCGAACGGGCACAACTTCAGAACGGAGCGGATGCGGCGGCCCTGGCGGTGGCGCGGACCTGTGCTGACGGTTCTTGCGACGACGCTGTCGCTGGACCGCTTGCCAATTCCAATGCCAACGACCACCTCAGCGACGCCGCTGTTGACGCGACGTCAGTGCCAGGTCAGGTCACAGTGACAACCACAACACGAAACGGCAGCGGCAGCTTTCTCGCCAACCTCTTCGCGAATGCTCTCCCCAATCCGCCGGCAATTACCGTCGGCGCCAAGGCCACTGCCACCTGGTCCGTCGATGCCGCCGCGGGTGCCTTCCCGCTGGTTTTCGACCAATGCCAGATCGGCGTCGCCTACGCCCCGAAGGGCGTCACCGTCCTGATGAAGGAACATGGCAAGAGCCCCTGTGTCGGCAGCCCTTCCGGGCATCACATTCCGGGTGGTTTCGGCTGGCTCGACGATACTGGCGCCTGCGACGTGGCGGCCGACGCCACAGGATGGGTTGGTTCCAACCCGGGCAACAGCAAGACACCGCCCAGCTGCGGCCCTACGCTCGATTCCTGGCGGTCGCAGATTGACTTTTCCAAGAATCAGTTCGCCTATGCGTTTTTCCCAATTTTTGAGGACGGGCAAGACAACGGGATCGACGGAAAATTCCATCTTTCCGGATACGCGCGAGTCCAAATCCACGGCTGGTCCTTTGTCAAGGACTCAGATAATCTCGCGGGACTTAAAGCGGATCCCGTCTGCACCTTGCTTTTCAAAAAGGGAGTCGATCGCGGCATTTGCGGTCAATACGTCGAGTTTATTCCTTGGTCCCTCAGGTCTTCTGAGGAAGGACCCTATTTTCAGAATTCAGTTGTAAAACTCATCAAATGA
- a CDS encoding TadE/TadG family type IV pilus assembly protein, whose amino-acid sequence MAVEFALVAPLLLALVAGVVEFSYAYNLQISVTQAAREAARTMAVENSQSAAKLAAAAGAPGLSSGSFQYTFSPATCTDGNNMTVGITYPAATLTGIFGGTVTLTGTGAMRCGG is encoded by the coding sequence GTGGCCGTTGAGTTCGCCCTCGTGGCGCCGCTGCTCCTGGCCCTGGTTGCAGGCGTCGTTGAATTCTCGTACGCCTATAACCTCCAAATTTCCGTCACTCAGGCCGCACGCGAAGCCGCCCGAACCATGGCGGTCGAGAACAGCCAGTCCGCGGCAAAACTCGCTGCGGCTGCCGGCGCGCCAGGCCTCAGTTCAGGCTCCTTTCAGTACACCTTCAGCCCGGCGACCTGCACGGATGGCAACAACATGACAGTTGGCATCACATATCCCGCAGCCACCCTGACGGGGATTTTCGGTGGAACGGTCACACTCACGGGAACAGGAGCAATGCGATGCGGCGGCTGA
- a CDS encoding Flp family type IVb pilin, which translates to MTTLMVSFLAFVSGIKDRLASEKGATATEYSLLIAFIAFAVIGGVTAFGGALNTWFTDLGTTVAGWAN; encoded by the coding sequence ATGACTACTCTCATGGTCTCGTTTCTTGCCTTCGTTTCCGGAATCAAGGACCGTCTGGCATCAGAAAAAGGCGCCACAGCAACCGAGTATTCACTGCTCATCGCTTTCATCGCATTCGCTGTTATCGGCGGCGTCACCGCTTTTGGCGGCGCCCTCAACACCTGGTTCACGGACCTTGGTACAACCGTCGCTGGCTGGGCAAACTAA
- a CDS encoding A24 family peptidase codes for MSSAGIAASTGPLFSEPLFAVAIGLLGILLSPLAELLIARTLPRLGGLPGARTRITTAALTGVLCGTLALRFGMEWALPAFLLLAVLGVQLARIDLAHHLLPNPLVLTLLVAGLALFVLSSTATAEWAELLRATAGAAILFVVFLILALISPNGIGMGDVKLAAPVGLYLGHLGWSQLFYGGALGFVLGGILSVVLIRLKHANLRSEVAFGPSMLAAALGTVLLAS; via the coding sequence GTGTCGTCAGCAGGTATCGCCGCCAGCACCGGGCCGCTCTTTTCAGAGCCGCTCTTTGCAGTGGCCATAGGACTCCTTGGCATTCTACTGAGCCCGCTTGCTGAACTCCTCATCGCCCGCACCCTCCCCCGCCTCGGCGGCCTGCCGGGTGCGCGGACAAGAATTACGACGGCGGCACTTACCGGAGTGCTGTGCGGCACCCTTGCGCTGCGGTTTGGAATGGAATGGGCACTGCCAGCCTTTCTGCTGCTGGCCGTCCTCGGCGTGCAGCTGGCCCGCATTGACCTGGCGCACCATCTGCTGCCGAACCCCCTCGTGCTCACGCTGCTGGTGGCCGGCCTGGCACTCTTCGTTCTCAGCAGCACGGCCACGGCGGAGTGGGCCGAACTGCTCCGCGCAACGGCCGGGGCCGCCATCCTGTTCGTTGTTTTCCTGATTCTGGCCCTGATTTCGCCTAATGGCATCGGCATGGGGGACGTCAAGCTCGCGGCTCCAGTGGGTCTCTACTTGGGTCACTTGGGCTGGAGCCAGCTTTTCTACGGTGGAGCACTCGGCTTTGTATTGGGCGGTATTTTGTCCGTCGTTTTGATTAGGCTGAAACACGCCAATTTGCGCTCCGAGGTCGCTTTTGGCCCTTCGATGCTGGCTGCCGCCTTGGGCACTGTTTTATTGGCATCCTAA
- the rplM gene encoding 50S ribosomal protein L13: MRTYTPKPGDINRQWHVIDATDVVLGRLASQTATLLRGKHKPTFASHMDMGDFVIIINAEKVALTGAKLEQKRAYRHSGYPGGLTSVNYAELLESNPVRAVEKAIKGMLPKNSLAAQQLSKLKVYRGAEHPHAAQQPKTFEITQVAQ, encoded by the coding sequence GTGCGTACGTACACCCCGAAGCCCGGCGATATCAACCGCCAGTGGCACGTCATTGACGCCACCGACGTTGTCCTGGGTCGTCTTGCCAGCCAGACCGCAACACTGCTGCGCGGAAAGCACAAGCCGACCTTTGCGTCCCACATGGACATGGGCGACTTCGTCATCATTATCAACGCTGAAAAGGTTGCCCTCACCGGCGCCAAGCTGGAGCAGAAGCGCGCATACCGCCACTCCGGCTACCCGGGCGGCCTGACCTCCGTCAACTACGCGGAACTGCTGGAGTCCAACCCGGTCCGCGCCGTTGAGAAGGCCATCAAGGGCATGCTCCCCAAGAACTCCCTCGCTGCCCAGCAGCTGAGCAAGCTGAAGGTCTACCGTGGCGCCGAGCACCCCCACGCAGCCCAGCAGCCCAAGACTTTCGAAATCACCCAGGTCGCCCAGTAG
- the rpsI gene encoding 30S ribosomal protein S9, whose product MAQNDELTTEAVEAEENLTSYTSESSAAEAAPKKERPALTVAGAAVGRRKEAVARVRVVPGSGKWTINGRELDNYFPNKLHQQDVNEPFKILDLEGAYDVIARIHGGGPSGQAGALRLGIARSLNEIDVENNRATLKKAGYLTRDARVIERKKAGLKKARKAQQYSKR is encoded by the coding sequence GTGGCTCAGAACGATGAACTGACCACCGAAGCCGTTGAGGCTGAGGAAAACCTGACCAGCTACACCTCGGAAAGCAGCGCTGCTGAAGCTGCTCCGAAGAAGGAGCGCCCGGCACTGACCGTTGCCGGCGCAGCTGTTGGCCGCCGCAAGGAAGCCGTTGCACGCGTTCGCGTTGTGCCGGGCTCCGGCAAGTGGACCATCAACGGCCGCGAGCTGGACAACTACTTCCCGAACAAGCTGCACCAGCAGGACGTCAACGAGCCCTTCAAGATCCTGGATCTCGAAGGCGCCTACGACGTCATCGCCCGCATCCACGGCGGTGGCCCCTCCGGCCAGGCCGGTGCACTGCGCCTCGGCATCGCCCGTTCACTGAACGAGATCGACGTCGAGAACAACCGCGCCACCCTGAAGAAGGCCGGCTACCTCACCCGTGACGCCCGCGTCATCGAGCGTAAGAAGGCCGGTCTCAAGAAGGCACGCAAGGCTCAGCAGTACTCCAAGCGCTAA
- the glmM gene encoding phosphoglucosamine mutase: MSTLFGTDGVRGLANGLLTAELALQLAQAAAVVLGHERTSEGARPRAVVARDPRASGEFIAAAVEAGLSSSGIDVYDAGVLPTPAAAYLVADLNADFGVMISASHNPAPDNGIKFFARGGQKLPDEVEDAIEAQMGKEPVRPVGGEVGRIQRFSDAEDRYIVHLLGTLPHDLNGLKVVLDCAHGAASGCSPQVFKDAGADVVVIGAEPDGLNINEGVGSTHLGPLKAAVVEHGADLGIAHDGDADRCLAVDHEGNEVDGDQIMAILAVALKKAGKLADNVLVATVMSNLGLKIALRDAGIAIRETGVGDRYVLEQMRDGGYNLGGEQSGHVILADYATTGDGVLTGLQLAAQVALTGRPLKELATIMTKLPQVLINVKDVDRSRVGGDETLAAAVKAAEAELGDTGRVLLRPSGTEPVVRVMVEAGDQQTAQVIAERLAQVVKTQLALALVGD, from the coding sequence ATGTCTACATTATTTGGAACAGACGGTGTCCGGGGCCTGGCGAATGGCCTGCTGACTGCCGAGCTCGCATTGCAGCTGGCCCAGGCCGCCGCCGTCGTGCTTGGCCATGAACGCACCAGCGAAGGTGCACGGCCGCGCGCCGTGGTTGCCAGGGATCCGCGCGCAAGCGGCGAATTCATTGCCGCGGCTGTGGAGGCCGGGCTTTCCAGCTCCGGGATTGACGTCTACGACGCCGGCGTCCTGCCCACTCCCGCCGCCGCCTACCTCGTGGCAGACCTGAACGCCGACTTCGGCGTCATGATCTCCGCCTCGCACAACCCCGCTCCCGACAACGGGATCAAGTTTTTCGCCCGCGGCGGCCAGAAACTCCCCGACGAGGTGGAGGACGCCATCGAAGCCCAGATGGGCAAGGAGCCCGTCCGCCCGGTGGGCGGCGAGGTGGGCCGCATCCAGCGCTTCTCCGACGCCGAGGACCGCTACATTGTCCACCTCCTGGGAACCCTCCCGCACGACCTCAACGGCCTCAAGGTGGTCCTTGACTGCGCACACGGCGCCGCGAGCGGCTGTTCCCCCCAGGTCTTCAAGGACGCCGGTGCTGACGTCGTCGTGATCGGTGCAGAACCGGACGGCCTGAACATCAACGAAGGCGTGGGCTCCACGCACCTCGGCCCGCTCAAGGCGGCTGTGGTGGAGCATGGTGCCGACCTCGGCATTGCCCACGACGGCGACGCCGACCGCTGCCTGGCCGTGGACCACGAGGGCAACGAAGTGGACGGCGACCAGATCATGGCCATCCTCGCCGTCGCCCTCAAGAAGGCCGGCAAGCTCGCAGACAACGTCCTCGTCGCCACCGTGATGAGCAACCTCGGCCTCAAGATCGCCCTCCGTGACGCTGGCATCGCCATCCGCGAGACGGGCGTGGGGGACCGGTACGTTCTCGAACAAATGCGCGACGGCGGCTACAACCTGGGCGGCGAACAGTCCGGTCACGTGATCCTCGCCGACTATGCCACCACTGGCGACGGCGTGCTGACCGGCCTGCAGCTGGCAGCACAGGTGGCCCTGACCGGCCGCCCGCTCAAGGAGCTCGCCACCATTATGACCAAGCTGCCCCAGGTCCTCATCAACGTGAAGGACGTGGACCGGAGCCGGGTGGGCGGCGACGAGACCCTGGCCGCAGCCGTCAAGGCAGCAGAGGCCGAGCTGGGCGACACCGGCCGCGTGCTCCTGCGCCCGTCCGGCACGGAGCCCGTTGTCCGCGTCATGGTGGAGGCGGGCGACCAGCAGACCGCACAGGTCATCGCCGAACGCCTCGCCCAAGTTGTGAAGACCCAGCTGGCGCTGGCGCTCGTCGGCGACTGA
- the mscL gene encoding large conductance mechanosensitive channel protein MscL, translating into MLSGFKKFILKGNVIDLAVAVVIGSAFSAVVDALVKSVLMPLISVLVGEPNFDNFLAFGDVRFGVLLTAVVNFLLVASALYFVIVAPMNKLIEHRNRKLGIGQDTKKEAAEDPQIALLKEIRDALQNQNQNQDQAAN; encoded by the coding sequence ATGCTTAGTGGATTCAAGAAGTTCATTCTCAAGGGAAACGTCATCGACCTGGCCGTGGCAGTGGTCATCGGATCGGCATTCAGCGCGGTGGTGGATGCGCTGGTCAAGAGCGTCCTGATGCCGCTGATCTCGGTGCTGGTCGGAGAGCCGAACTTTGACAATTTCCTGGCGTTCGGCGACGTCCGGTTCGGCGTGCTGCTCACGGCGGTGGTCAACTTCCTGCTGGTTGCCTCGGCTCTCTACTTCGTCATCGTCGCCCCGATGAACAAACTGATCGAGCACCGCAACCGCAAGCTGGGCATCGGGCAGGACACGAAGAAGGAAGCAGCCGAGGATCCGCAGATCGCCCTGCTGAAGGAGATCCGCGACGCCCTGCAGAACCAGAACCAGAACCAGGACCAGGCAGCCAACTAG
- a CDS encoding M15 family metallopeptidase, with amino-acid sequence MTGAGLSALAACTPGPAPEASKAGSSSAGPGPHADSAGSPAASGSASASNSASPSAAASASAGPPKSPSASATPSTTAAAASPSAASRLPRQFSLTDPASPWVIVNKHRPLKPANYVPADLVQPRVALAVTGEAAQLNSTTAAAAERMFAAAAADGVNITLASGYRSYATQVVTYNGWVSSQGRAAADTASARPGYSEHQTGWSFDIGDGGGACSFQPCFAEQPAAVWAKANAHRFGFVVRYPWMQHTITGYFYESWHLRYVGVEAATDMRKRGIATLEQYFGLASAPGYL; translated from the coding sequence ATGACCGGTGCCGGATTATCGGCTCTGGCTGCCTGCACCCCTGGCCCTGCACCGGAGGCTTCTAAAGCCGGATCGTCGAGTGCCGGCCCGGGCCCCCACGCAGATTCCGCCGGCTCTCCGGCGGCGTCCGGCTCTGCGTCCGCCAGCAACTCTGCGTCGCCGTCGGCGGCTGCTTCGGCATCGGCCGGCCCCCCAAAGTCACCGTCAGCTTCGGCGACGCCGTCCACGACGGCGGCGGCAGCCTCGCCGTCGGCCGCGTCACGCCTGCCCAGGCAGTTCTCATTGACCGATCCAGCCAGTCCCTGGGTGATTGTCAATAAGCACCGCCCGCTCAAACCGGCCAACTACGTTCCCGCCGATCTCGTTCAGCCGCGCGTCGCCCTCGCCGTCACCGGCGAGGCGGCGCAGCTGAACAGCACGACGGCGGCTGCCGCAGAACGGATGTTCGCCGCGGCTGCGGCGGACGGCGTGAACATTACGCTGGCGAGCGGCTACCGCTCGTACGCGACGCAGGTGGTCACGTACAACGGCTGGGTGAGCTCCCAGGGGCGGGCCGCGGCGGACACCGCCTCGGCGCGGCCGGGTTACTCAGAGCACCAGACGGGCTGGTCGTTCGACATCGGCGACGGCGGCGGCGCGTGCAGCTTCCAGCCCTGCTTCGCCGAGCAGCCGGCCGCCGTCTGGGCCAAGGCCAACGCGCACCGCTTCGGCTTCGTGGTGAGGTATCCGTGGATGCAGCACACCATCACAGGGTACTTCTACGAATCGTGGCACCTGCGGTACGTAGGTGTGGAGGCGGCCACGGACATGCGGAAGCGCGGCATCGCCACCCTGGAGCAGTATTTCGGCCTCGCTTCCGCCCCCGGCTACCTCTGA
- the coaA gene encoding type I pantothenate kinase, which yields MTLQRNEANGEGVSPFVELDRQTWSRLSAQMEQPLNEEDVLRLRGLGDPLDISEVREVYLPLSRLLHLYVEAAGQLHAATTTFLGEQTQRTPFVIGVAGSVAVGKSTIARVLREMLRRWPGTPNVELITTDGFLYPLAELKRRQLLDRKGFPESYDRRALLRFVSEIKGGAEEVRAPWYSHVTYDIVPGKEVVVRRPDVLIVEGLNVLAPARPRHDGRQGLALSDFFDFSIYVDAKTSYIEEWYVDRFRKLRSTAFAQPESYFHRYATLSDAEAEATARDIWKRINEPNLEENVLPTRGRAQLVLTKESDHSVRRMLLRKV from the coding sequence GTGACTTTGCAACGCAACGAAGCGAACGGAGAGGGTGTTTCCCCGTTCGTGGAGCTGGACCGGCAGACCTGGTCCCGGCTTTCGGCCCAGATGGAGCAGCCCCTTAACGAAGAGGACGTGCTGCGCCTTCGCGGTCTCGGTGACCCCCTGGACATCAGCGAGGTGCGCGAGGTCTACCTGCCCCTGTCCCGGCTGCTGCACCTGTACGTGGAAGCCGCCGGCCAGCTGCATGCGGCCACCACAACTTTCCTTGGCGAGCAGACCCAGCGCACCCCGTTCGTGATCGGCGTCGCGGGTTCCGTGGCAGTGGGCAAGTCCACCATCGCCCGTGTCCTCCGCGAGATGCTGCGGCGCTGGCCGGGCACGCCGAACGTCGAGCTCATCACCACCGACGGTTTCCTCTATCCCCTGGCCGAACTCAAACGCCGGCAGCTGCTGGACCGGAAGGGTTTCCCGGAGTCCTACGACCGCCGCGCGCTGCTGCGCTTCGTGAGCGAGATCAAGGGCGGCGCAGAGGAGGTGCGGGCACCCTGGTACTCGCACGTCACCTATGACATCGTCCCCGGAAAGGAAGTCGTGGTCCGGCGGCCGGACGTCCTCATTGTCGAGGGCCTGAACGTGCTCGCTCCCGCGCGGCCGCGGCACGACGGCCGCCAGGGGCTGGCGCTGAGCGACTTCTTCGACTTTTCGATCTATGTGGACGCCAAAACGTCATACATCGAGGAATGGTACGTGGACCGGTTCCGCAAACTCCGTTCCACCGCCTTCGCGCAGCCGGAGTCGTACTTCCACCGGTATGCCACGCTGTCCGATGCCGAGGCCGAGGCGACCGCCCGCGATATCTGGAAGCGCATCAACGAACCGAACCTGGAAGAGAACGTGCTGCCCACCCGTGGCCGGGCGCAGCTGGTGCTCACCAAGGAATCGGACCACTCCGTCCGCAGGATGCTGCTGAGGAAGGTCTAG
- a CDS encoding signal peptidase I, protein MNLDLMRYPFLILPRDRSVKKENRSRFEGSQHGKGSPTAGAAADWPRLRRQARRGSGPRIVEIRRRKRFAAARRWANFAVLMILLFAALGLVVIPQATGSQTYTVPTSSMAPTYSAGTFIVVKPTALSQLKYGDIVTYQPMPDSPEVRTQRIVGFGALQDGERTLVTRGDQPGANDPERVRARQIKGKPLYAIPLVGYLTSAVGGADREQWMMVAAAGLVGQSVLLIVLSVRRRRRAG, encoded by the coding sequence GTGAATCTTGACCTTATGCGTTACCCGTTCCTGATCCTGCCGCGGGACCGTTCAGTGAAGAAGGAGAACCGCAGCAGATTTGAAGGGTCTCAACATGGGAAAGGCAGTCCTACCGCAGGTGCCGCAGCCGACTGGCCGCGACTTCGGCGGCAGGCGCGGCGGGGGAGCGGCCCCCGGATCGTCGAAATCCGCCGCCGCAAACGGTTCGCCGCGGCCCGGCGCTGGGCGAACTTTGCAGTCCTCATGATCCTCCTCTTCGCCGCGCTCGGCCTCGTGGTCATTCCCCAGGCCACCGGGTCCCAGACGTACACCGTGCCCACAAGCTCCATGGCGCCGACGTATTCCGCCGGCACGTTCATCGTGGTGAAACCCACCGCCTTGAGCCAGCTGAAGTACGGGGACATCGTCACGTACCAGCCCATGCCGGACAGCCCCGAGGTTCGCACGCAACGGATTGTGGGCTTCGGTGCCCTGCAGGACGGCGAGAGAACCCTGGTCACCAGGGGCGACCAGCCCGGCGCCAACGATCCGGAGCGCGTCCGCGCCCGACAAATTAAAGGCAAGCCGCTGTATGCGATCCCGCTGGTTGGCTACCTCACCAGCGCCGTCGGTGGCGCGGACCGCGAGCAGTGGATGATGGTTGCAGCGGCCGGACTGGTTGGCCAGTCCGTGCTGCTCATCGTCCTGAGCGTCCGCCGGCGACGGCGGGCAGGATGA